A section of the Streptomyces sp. V3I8 genome encodes:
- a CDS encoding MSMEG_1061 family FMN-dependent PPOX-type flavoprotein, which yields MPHTIDTAGTGPDTAAPDAVNEEGWVELGSDAELRALLGEPWPIVIDKVHDRLADQDRDIIARSPFCLLATSDSRGNCDVSPRGDAPGFTHVVGPGTLALPDRPGNRRGDSFRNILDNPHAGLLYLVPGGGEVLRVNGRARILTDAPFFDAMTVKGQRPALALVLEIDEIYLHCPASLRRSGVWDPRSWRTG from the coding sequence TTGCCGCACACGATCGACACCGCCGGGACAGGGCCGGACACCGCGGCCCCGGACGCCGTGAACGAAGAGGGCTGGGTCGAGCTGGGGTCGGACGCCGAGCTGCGCGCGCTGCTGGGGGAGCCCTGGCCCATCGTGATCGACAAGGTCCACGACCGGCTCGCCGACCAGGACCGGGACATCATCGCCCGCTCGCCCTTCTGCCTGCTGGCCACCTCCGACTCCCGGGGCAACTGCGACGTGTCGCCGCGCGGGGACGCGCCGGGCTTCACGCACGTCGTCGGCCCCGGCACGCTGGCCCTGCCGGACCGGCCGGGGAACCGGCGCGGCGACAGCTTCCGCAACATCCTCGACAACCCGCACGCCGGCCTGCTGTACCTGGTCCCGGGCGGCGGGGAGGTGCTGCGGGTCAACGGCAGGGCCCGCATCCTCACCGACGCCCCGTTCTTCGACGCCATGACGGTGAAGGGGCAGCGGCCCGCGCTGGCCCTGGTCCTGGAGATCGACGAGATCTACCTGCACTGCCCGGCCTCGCTGCGCCGCTCGGGAGTGTGGGACCCCCGGTCGTGGCGGACCGGCTGA
- a CDS encoding SDR family oxidoreductase, whose translation MKVVVIGGTGLIGSKLVARLDEHGHEAVAAAPGTGVDTLTGEGLAEVLRGASVVVDVSNSPSFEDEAVLEFFRTSTGNLVKAAAQAGVTHHVALSVVGTERLQESGYFRAKQAQEELIKGSGIPYSIVHATQFFEFMKGITAAATEGGTVRLAPVGIQPIASDDVAAAVGRTAAGEPLGGVLEIAGPDVFQLDELVREALTAENDPRTVVADPKAPYFGAVLQETTLLPGPGARIAETRFTDWVARQQ comes from the coding sequence AGCTGGTCGCCAGGCTGGACGAACACGGCCACGAGGCGGTGGCCGCCGCTCCCGGCACCGGCGTCGACACCCTGACGGGCGAGGGCCTGGCCGAGGTGCTGCGGGGTGCCTCGGTCGTGGTCGACGTCTCGAACTCCCCCTCGTTCGAGGACGAGGCCGTCCTGGAGTTCTTCCGCACCTCCACCGGCAACCTCGTGAAGGCGGCGGCGCAGGCCGGCGTGACCCACCACGTCGCGCTGTCCGTGGTCGGCACGGAGCGGCTCCAGGAGAGCGGCTACTTCCGTGCCAAGCAGGCACAGGAGGAGCTGATCAAGGGCTCCGGGATTCCGTACTCCATCGTGCACGCCACGCAGTTCTTCGAGTTCATGAAGGGCATCACCGCCGCGGCGACCGAGGGCGGCACCGTGCGTCTCGCGCCGGTCGGGATCCAGCCCATCGCCTCCGACGACGTGGCCGCCGCCGTGGGCCGCACCGCCGCCGGGGAACCCCTCGGCGGGGTGCTGGAGATCGCCGGGCCCGACGTGTTCCAGCTGGACGAGCTCGTCCGCGAGGCCCTGACCGCCGAGAACGACCCGCGCACGGTCGTGGCGGACCCCAAGGCCCCGTACTTCGGCGCCGTGCTCCAGGAGACGACCCTCCTGCCCGGCCCCGGCGCTCGGATCGCCGAGACCCGGTTCACCGACTGGGTCGCGCGGCAGCAGTAG
- a CDS encoding iron-siderophore ABC transporter substrate-binding protein, whose protein sequence is MRRLLLTAATTTAAALTLAACGTTEPAADKTGKTSQAITLTDASGKKVKLDGPATKVVATEWNVTESLVTLGVDPVGAADVKGYNTWDSAVPLKNEPKDIGTRGEPSMDTVAALAPDLVVATSDLPPAALKQLRKIAPVLEVKSADGADQIGRMLDNLDLIAEATGTTDKADTARADFEAKLAEGRKALADADLAGTEIAFADGYVTSNQVSLRPYTDKSLIGTVNKQLGLKNAWKVKGDAAYGLGATDVEGLTDLPKDTQFAYIGNDDDKSATPFTGVLAKNAVWKSLPFVEAGDVHRLPDGIWMFGGPGAMSAYVDGLVAALTK, encoded by the coding sequence ATGAGACGCCTCCTGCTCACCGCGGCCACCACCACCGCCGCGGCCCTCACCCTTGCCGCGTGCGGCACCACCGAGCCTGCCGCCGACAAGACCGGGAAGACCTCGCAGGCCATCACCCTCACCGACGCCTCCGGCAAGAAGGTGAAGCTCGACGGTCCGGCCACCAAGGTCGTCGCCACCGAGTGGAACGTGACCGAGAGCCTCGTGACGCTCGGCGTCGACCCGGTCGGCGCCGCCGACGTCAAGGGCTACAACACCTGGGACTCCGCCGTCCCGCTGAAGAACGAGCCCAAGGACATCGGCACCCGCGGCGAGCCCAGCATGGACACCGTCGCCGCCCTCGCGCCCGACCTCGTCGTCGCCACCTCGGACCTGCCGCCCGCGGCGCTGAAGCAGCTGCGCAAGATCGCCCCCGTGCTGGAGGTGAAGTCCGCCGACGGCGCCGACCAGATCGGGCGGATGCTGGACAACCTCGACCTCATCGCCGAGGCCACCGGCACCACCGACAAGGCCGATACGGCACGCGCCGACTTCGAGGCCAAGCTCGCCGAGGGCAGGAAGGCCCTCGCCGACGCCGATCTCGCCGGCACGGAGATCGCCTTCGCCGACGGCTACGTCACCTCGAACCAGGTCTCCCTGCGCCCGTACACCGACAAGTCCCTCATCGGCACGGTCAACAAGCAGCTGGGCCTGAAGAACGCCTGGAAGGTCAAGGGCGACGCGGCCTACGGGCTCGGGGCCACCGACGTCGAAGGCCTCACCGACCTGCCGAAGGACACGCAGTTCGCGTACATCGGCAACGACGACGACAAGAGCGCGACCCCTTTCACCGGCGTGCTCGCGAAGAACGCCGTGTGGAAGTCCCTGCCGTTCGTCGAGGCCGGTGACGTGCACCGTCTGCCCGACGGCATCTGGATGTTCGGCGGCCCCGGGGCGATGTCGGCGTACGTCGACGGTCTCGTCGCCGCGCTGACGAAGTAA
- a CDS encoding ABC transporter ATP-binding protein encodes MRSGEEQAGAPRLRGHELSATGVTVAYDGTDVVHDAAVALRPGEVTVLVGPNGSGKSTLLRTIARLQRPRHATLRIDTDTDGLALNAREFSRYVALLTQGRPTPGGLTVRDVVEFGRYPYRGRFGRPDPDASAAVDRALSLTGVTDLAERGADHLSGGQLQRVWLASCLAQETGVLLLDEPTTYLDLRYQIELLDLVRDLADDHGIAVGVVLHDLDQAAALADRITLLEAGRVVADGLPEDVLTPERLTAVYGIRIDVDTDPLSGRLRTRPVGRHHTRHTRTSERLGTTS; translated from the coding sequence GTGAGATCTGGTGAAGAACAAGCCGGCGCGCCGCGTCTGCGCGGCCATGAACTGTCGGCCACGGGTGTGACCGTCGCGTACGACGGCACCGACGTCGTGCACGACGCCGCGGTCGCGCTCCGGCCCGGTGAGGTGACCGTGCTGGTCGGTCCCAACGGCAGCGGCAAGTCCACCCTCCTGCGGACGATCGCCCGGCTGCAGCGGCCCCGCCACGCCACGCTCAGGATCGACACCGACACCGACGGCCTCGCCCTGAACGCCCGTGAGTTCTCGCGGTACGTGGCCCTGCTGACCCAGGGCCGCCCCACGCCCGGCGGACTCACCGTGCGGGACGTCGTCGAGTTCGGCCGCTACCCCTACCGGGGCCGCTTCGGCAGGCCCGACCCGGACGCGTCGGCCGCCGTCGACCGGGCCCTGTCGCTGACCGGTGTCACGGACCTCGCCGAGCGGGGCGCCGACCACCTGTCCGGCGGGCAACTGCAGCGGGTGTGGCTGGCCAGCTGCCTCGCCCAGGAGACCGGCGTACTGCTGCTGGACGAGCCGACGACCTACCTCGACCTGCGCTACCAGATCGAACTCCTCGACCTCGTCCGCGACCTGGCGGACGACCACGGGATCGCCGTCGGGGTCGTGCTGCACGACCTCGACCAGGCGGCGGCCCTCGCCGACCGGATCACCCTGCTCGAAGCGGGCCGGGTCGTCGCCGACGGCCTGCCCGAGGACGTCCTGACCCCGGAGCGCCTCACCGCCGTCTACGGCATCCGGATCGACGTCGACACGGACCCCCTCAGCGGCCGGCTGCGCACCCGCCCGGTCGGCCGACACCACACCCGGCACACTCGAACCTCCGAAAGGCTCGGCACCACCTCATGA